In one Lolium rigidum isolate FL_2022 chromosome 3, APGP_CSIRO_Lrig_0.1, whole genome shotgun sequence genomic region, the following are encoded:
- the LOC124695522 gene encoding uncharacterized protein LOC124695522 yields the protein MEAKMEPLELKDNGDHQPSLESSLDSGVISDDTPICPRIGSEYQAEIPKLSTEGEHRRFMTSSHESMVLDCDYPGMIGPNISIMWASSEVHNEEILRRQHSSESEARASSQDEDTKLTSISPIRKDTSDHDSTDQNPHSVVPVDQMESGSNLAQGENFDSCSTQEGLNFTNKPLTQQGEIKQFTPLPGLSSSLWSGIEAECFLLGLYIFGKNLSLMSRFVGNKTVGNVLLYYYGKFYRGDAYKRWSDCRKARTRRCILGERIFTGSRQQEIISRLKSVILKESHDSLLEIFKSFNNGQTSLEDLVFSIKSIVGTEAFVEVVGIGKGKHDLTGFVLDPSKPNQVLSIHPDMPTGKDCSSLASEDIIKFLTGGFRISKTRSNDLFWEAVWPRLIARGWRSEQPKDVGPTKNCIVFLVPGIKKFSRSKLTKGTHYFDSVSDILKRVAANPILLELEVGGTDNGVTAEQNGNSTDINVSQDGPSDGYQELPKFTVIDTTLVQGEEPFRVRELRKLPADANVRFGPSHHSHNTVSFSSSEEQDEDDQSSDDQEVCQRATADVNGAEMVSVCNEGKENQVNLFQNMPTAPSFSYPVNGHSSNGSSNKIDLACFFGPKRKTERRKYLSPVSKHRRLSSCSNDQTRHGLVREKIKPLSTSSKPTVVDIGGNIQTKLIARCSAKEKPYKQVAVASNSRANGRSKEKKNVSNLNKDKSFECKGSEIPKVRSQIRTTKANFAEEGVRISSLVGQVKPETALDDKTSTKVCVASLDNHGHMKTEEALTILNSDWVLDISEATGGPAIPQPNLVSLVNSQRHGTRNRAPTAKALEAVALGLLGGKCKDEPKSPGTSRPRKRARKSWVYAPTNSDTDKSSMEVDAQR from the exons ATGGAGGCTAAG ATGGAGCCACTTGAACTCAAAGACAATGGTGATCACCAACCATCTTTAGAGTCTTCCCTTGATTCAGGTGTGATATCTGACGACACACCTATATGTCCACGCATTGGAAGTGAGTACCAGGCAGAAATCCCCAAACTGTCCACAGAGGGTGAGCACCGTCGATTCATGACCAGCTCACATGAAAGCATGGTACTTGATTGTGATTACCCTGGTATGATTGGGCCAAATATATCAATTATGTGGGCATCAAGTGAAGTCCATAACGAGGAGATACTACGAAGGCAACATTCTTCAGAAAGTGAAGCAAGAGCCAGCAGCCAGGATGAGGATACTAAGCTGACCTCAATTTCTCCAATCCGAAAAGATACAAGTGACCATGATTCAACAGACCAGAATCCACATTCAGTGGTGCCCGTTGATCAGATGGAATCTGGCAGCAATCTAGCACAGGGTGAGAACTTCGATTCCTGTTCTACTCAAGAAGGTCTCAACTTTACCAATAAGCCGTTGACACAGCAAGGGGAAATCAAGCAATTTACTCCACTGCCTGGTTTATCCAGTTCCCTTTGGAGTGGTATTGAGGCAGAATGTTTTCTTCTTGGGCTATACATTTTTGGCAAAAATCTAAGCCTGATGAGCAGGTTCGTTGGTAATAAGACTGTTGGTAATGTGCTCTTGTACTACTACGGAAAGTTCTACCGAGGAGATGCATATAAAAGATGGTCTGACTGCAGAAAAGCAAGAACTAGGAGATGCATTCTCGGAGAGCGCATCTTTACAGGTTCTCGTCAGCAGGAGATTATATCTCGTCTGAAATCTGTAATCCTCAAAGAATCTCATGATTCACTACTCGAG ATCTTCAAATCTTTTAACAACGGACAGACATCTTTAGAGGATCTGGTCTTTTCTATAAAATCCATTGTTGGAACAGAAGCTTTTGTGGAGGTTGTTGGAATTGGTAAAGGAAAGCATGATTTGACTGGATTTGTTCTGGACCCATCTAAGCCGAACCAAGTTCTTTCTATTCACCCTGACATGCCTACAGGCAAAGATTGTTCCTCGCTTGCTTCGGAAGATATAATCAAGTTTTTAACAGGTGGTTTCAGAATAAGCAAGACAAGATCCAATGATCTTTTCTGGGAAGCTGTCTGGCCCCGTTTGATTGCAAGAGGATGGCGTTCAGAGCAGCCCAAAGATGTCGGGCCAACTAAGAATTGCATTGTGTTTCTTGTGCCAGGTATCAAAAAGTTCTCAAGAAGTAAACTCACTAAAGGAACTCATTATTTTGATTCTGTGAGTGATATCCTTAAACGAGTGGCAGCGAATCCCATTCTTCTTGAGCTAGAGGTTGGTGGAACGGATAATGGTGTTACTGCAGAGCAAAATGGAAATTCCACAGACATAAATGTGAGCCAAGATGGTCCTTCGGATGGCTACCAAGAGCTTCCAAAATTCACAGTTATCGATACCACCTTGGTCCAGGGGGAAGAGCCATTCAGAGTCAGGGAGCTGAGGAAATTACCAGCTGATGCAAATGTTCGTTTTGGCCCTTCACATCATTCTCATAATACTGTGAGTTTCAGTTCCTCGGAGGAGCAAGATGAGGATGATCAATCATCAGATGACCAGGAAGTTTGTCAACGAGCTACAGCTGATGTGAATGGTGCTGAAATGGTTTCGGTGTGCAATGAAGGCAAAGAAAACCAAGTTAATTTATTTCAGAACATGCCCACTGCACCATCCTTTAGTTATCCAGTCAATGGCCATTCTTCTAATGGCAGTAGTAACAAAATTGATTTGGCGTGTTTCTTTGGCCCCAAAAGAAAAACTGAAAGGCGCAAGTATTTATCCCCAGTGTCAAAGCACAGAAGATTATCCAGCTGTAGCAATGATCAGACCCGTCATGGTTTAGTGAGAGAGAAAATCAAGCCACTGTCGACTTCGTCAAAACCAACTGTTGTTGATATTGGTGGTAATATTCAGACCAAGTTAATTGCAAGATGTTCCGCGAAGGAGAAGCCATATAAGCAGGTAGCCGTTGCTTCAAACTCTCGTGCCAATGGAAGGTCAAAGGAGAAGAAGAATGTGTCCAATTTAAATAAGGACAAGTCTTTTGAGTGCAAGGGCTCGGAGATTCCTAAAGTTCGTTCACAGATCAGAACCACTAAGGCAAATTTTGCCGAAGAAGGGGTGCGGATTAGTAGTTTGGTTGGTCAGGTTAAACCGGAGACAGCGCTAGATGATAAGACAAGCACAAAGGTATGTGTCGCTTCATTAGACAACCATGGTCACATGAAGACTGAGGAAGCTCTCACCATTTTGAACAGCGATTGGGTCCTTGATATTTCAGAGGCAACAGGAGGACCTGCTATCCCACAACCTAATCTGGTTTCACTGGTGAATTCTCAGAGGCACGGAACCAGGAACAGAGCTCCCACAGCAAAAGCTTTGGAAGCGGTTGCCTTGGGGCTCCTTGGAGGAAAGTGCAAGGATGAACCGAAAAGCCCAGGGACAAGCAGGCCTCGCAAGAGAGCTCGAAAATCCTGGGTTTATGCGCCTACAAATAGTGACACAGACAAGTCAAGCATGGAGGTTGATGCGCAACGGTGA